A genomic segment from Paralichthys olivaceus isolate ysfri-2021 chromosome 22, ASM2471397v2, whole genome shotgun sequence encodes:
- the LOC109634820 gene encoding synaptopodin-2 isoform X1, whose amino-acid sequence MGTGDYICVTLRGGAPWGFTLREGEGDTYRPFLISQVEKEGSAFLAGVQEGDEVVSLNGEPCADLTLLRALALIDTSIDCLQLLLKRYCSIPPEDYESDTYCGERESSSDALASTTLHILSPKHRSQSPRELYISESQDKAYYEELDSNTESPKGPQLLCTQLDAPSSDDQSDQQPFFREKEVRRCFSPGEMVELQVSLSEQTSDRAGCASLGSARGIDGGLSIREAVETIHTSTISHHLPRTMREPLGQHGVVLGSPSVLGQVEVILQQPSASGAGRGILSVGGPRVSGSVGSQSEGEERGGLCEGDPGSFTVSFGIPTDEASQAAEQDSESEGDLDKPNKHRARHARLRRSESLSEKQVKEAKSKCKRIALLLTAAPPNPNNKGVLMFKKHRQRAKKYTLVSYGTGEDESGNSDDEDEEDEKQETHTVEFTLVAPNDSEIDKHFLTNVHSSKGVLTINWDKGLLEIERNLNNQAEMECLPDTKGKGALMFVQRRQRMDEIAAEHDELRRQGIPVEGLQESEKKTLEHSYMQSTTEGHAYMDVNVHQQGQQQHQYQQYQEQQYHEQQQSYQEQQQSYQQQQQSYQQQQQGYQQQQQSYQQQQEYQKYQQQQYEQQHYQQQQMYQQQQEYQQEQQQMQQYSSNVNGTVQHQTNEMQNSFSNRTAKPFSVDKMAATPYSPAMGGTNEDSVCQGEQLASRDERISTPASRTGLLMDARKRNTGKQMFTFKEAPKVSPNPALLNLLNRGDKKLGFESGPEEDYLSLGAEACNFLQSPGGKHKIPPPVAPKPAINPNSPPWSPQIEMNNEDMAQCAENSVSTPAAAPTTDTTPAPEQEPTPAPAPEPSPPPAPQEAVASTNTEEQHTWTLSESESQKQPLQVPTQEEHCQINSDVQPEPAPVTTWAPAQSQLQQASTNSWHPVQVQPQEPPPSQSPPQLPWVTRQNTQTQAQPQPPTNTWNPQIQPSWSQPQEQAKAQTHAQASWAQLPEQAQPQPQVQPPWAQPLEQPQPQPQVQSPWAPAPEQSHLQPQAQPAWAQPLEQPQPQVQPPWAQPREPPHVQQMQPTWGQPQEPVQQQTQAPWAQPLEADTQPQPPWVQPSQQKSQVQPPWVRQPQPEPQPQSPWVQQQQKQAPQQAWPQAQAPGPSQPPWVSAQPQQQQQPSINAWPPSQAQAQVQPPWMQAAQTQPQAQPQAHLNPWAPVPAQAPPQPSWPQHPPEHGQHSINSWAQEQNQAQNQPPWAQPVPPQSAQSNWQTSTSKSPPQPSINPAWPPAQTQPQTHWAPESQQTPVNVSTSMVNTRPSPKPWLPPQNAPQNRTPPPPPQRMHSLTIRQRDSSPINPMATTLNPSSAGPAYEMPVVRGKGADMFAKRQSRMEKYVVDSETVEANKASRSTSPVASLPNEWKYTPNVRAPPSRAFNPIQSPSYPPAATKQPPPNSSASKDKKKAKGKQGPAPKPLNVIDVMKHQPYQLDSSLFTFGPAVEAPKPPVPKPDCSPPNPPAENQPISYEQTAPIQPTGPLNAPYPQQAYGVHMQPMMHEGHYQQPPANVYAHPNTYQQPPAGPYQQAYNQQYQQPVYHPQAPQPSNPSYQQAPQVPYQPASSPPYLAAPSVPYQPQPPSSFVAPSFPVAARPESASGGNPVAAPKPRFTAKKSSAQVWKPTAVDKE is encoded by the exons GCTGATCTCACCCTCTTACGGGCCCTTGCCCTCATCGACACGTCAATCGActgcctgcagctgcttctcaaAAG ATACTGCTCCATTCCCCCTGAAGACTATGAATCTGACACATATTGTGGAGAGAGGGAATCTTCGTCTGATGCTTTAGCGAGCACCACCCTCCACATCCTCTCCCCAAAGCACAGATCCCAAAGCCCGAGGGAACTCTACATATCTGAGTCCCAGGACAAGGCCTACTATGAGGAGCTGGACAGCAACACAGAGTCCCCCAAGGGACCCCAGCTGCTTTGCACCCAGCTCGATGCTCCCTCGTCTGATGATCAGAGTGACCAACAGCCTTTTTTCAGGGAGAAAGAAGTACGAAGGTGCTTCTCCCCTGGGGAAATGGTTGAGCTCCAGGTTTCCCTGTCTGAGCAAACGTCGGACCGCGCAGGCTGTGCCTCCCTTGGGAGTGCACGTGGGATTGATGGGGGACTCTCGATCAGGGAGGCTGTCGAGACCATCCACACCTCCACCATATCGCACCATCTGCCACGCACCATGAGAGAGCCGCTGGGCCAGCATGGGGTGGTGCTCGGCTCCCCTTCGGTGCTGGGGCAGGTGGAGGTCATTTTGCAGCAGCCATCAGCATCCGGAGCAGGGAGGGGCATCCTGAGCGTGGGAGGCCCCAGGGTCAGTGGAAGCGTTGGATCCCAAAGTGAaggggaagaaagaggagggcTCTGTGAGGGAGACCCTGGGTCTTTTACGGTCTCATTTGGAATTCCCACAGATGAGGCGTCACAGGCAGCAGAGCAGGACTCTGAGTCTGAAGGGGATCTAGACAAACCTAACAAGCATCGGGCAAGGCACGCCA GGCTCAGGCGTAGCGAGAGTCTGTCTGAGAAGCAGGTGAAGGAGGCCAAGTCCAAATGTAAACGTATTGCTCTCCTCCTTACGGCTGCTCCgcccaaccccaacaacaaagGGGTGTTGATGTTCAAGAAACATCGACAAAGGGCCAAGAAGTACACGCTTGTGAGCTACGGCACAGGAGAGGACGAATCAGGGAACAGCGACGACGAGGACGAGGAAGACGAAAAACAAGAAACCCATACTGTTGAATTTACCCTTGTGGCTCCGAACGATTCTGAAATAGATAAGCATTTCCTCACTAATGTCCATAGCAGCAAAGGTGTGCTGACTATCAACTGGGACAAGGGTCTCCTTGAGATTGAAAGGAACCTGAACAACCAAGCAGAGATGGAGTGTTTGCCTGATACCAAGGGAAAGGGTGCCCTAATGTTTGTCCAGCGGCGTCAGCGGATGGATGAGATTGCTGCTGAGCATGATGAGCTAAGGCGCCAGGGGATTCCCGTGGAAGGATTGCAGGAGTCTGAAAAGAAGACACTGGAGCACTCGTATATGCAGTCAacaacagagggccatgcttaCATGGATGTAAATGTACACCAGCAAGGCCAACAGCAACACCAGTACCAGCAGTATCAAGAACAACAGTATCACGAGCAACAACAGAGCTACCAAGAGCAACAACAGAGCtatcaacagcagcaacagagctatcaacagcagcaacagggctatcaacagcagcaacagagctACCAACAGCAGCAAGAATACCAAAAGTACCAGCAACAGCAGTATGAACAGCAGCATTATCAACAGCAGCAAATGtatcagcagcagcaagaaTATCAGCAAGAGCAACAGCAAATGCAGCAGTATTCTTCAAACGTCAATGGGACAGTCCAACATCAAACCAATGAAATGCAGAATTCTTTCAGCAATCGCACTGCAAAGCCTTTCTCAGTCGATAAGATGGCGGCTACCCCTTATTCTCCCGCAATGGGTGGGACCAATGAAGATTCTGTGTGCCAAGGAGAGCAGCTGGCATCCCGCGATGAGCGCATTTCTACCCCTGCTAGTAGGACTGGCCTTCTGATGGATGCAAGGAAAAGAAATACTGGCAAGCAAATGTTCACATTTAAGGAAGCTCCAAAAGTGTCACCTAACCCAGCATTACTGAACCTCCTCAACAGGGGTGATAAGAAGTTGGGTTTTGAGTCAGGACCTGAGGAAGACTACCTCAGCCTTGGGGCTGAGGCTTGTAATTTCCTCCAGTCTCCAGGAGGAAAACATAAGATTCCTCCACCAGTGGCTCCAAAGCCTGCAATCAACCCCAACTCTCCTCCTTGGTCCCCACAGATAGAAATGAACAACGAGGACATGGCTCAGTGTGCTGAAAATAGTGTTTCCACACCTGCTGCAGCCCCCACCACAGACACTACTCCTGCTCCAGAGCAAGAGCCAACCCCTGCACCTGCTCCTGAgccctctccccctcctgccCCCCAGGAGGCTGTTGCCAGCACCAACACAGAAGAGCAGCACACATGGACTCTCTCAGAGTCTGAATCTCAAAAACAGCCTCTCCAAGTGCCAACTCAAGAGGAACATTGTCAAATTAATTCTGATGTGCAGCCAGAGCCTGCACCAGTGACCACCTGGGCGCCAGCACAATCACAGTTACAACAAGCATCTACCAATTCCTGGCATCCAGTTCAAGTACAACCACAGGAACCACCTCCTAGTCAGTCCCCACCACAGTTACCTTGGGTGACAAGACAAAATACTCAGACCCAAGCCCAGCCTCAACCCCCCACAAACACTTGGAACCCTCAAATTCAGCCATCCTGGAGTCAGCCCCAAGAGCAAGCAAAAGCCCAGACACATGCTCAGGCATCCTGGGCCCAGCTTCCAGAGCAAGCACAGCCTCAGCCACAGGTCCAGCCACCCTGGGCCCAGCCTCTAGAGCAACCACAGCCTCAGCCACAGGTTCAGTCACCCTGGGCCCCGGCTCCAGAGCAATCACaccttcagccacaggctcagcCAGCCTGGGCTCAGCCCCTAGAGCAACCTCAGCCACAGGTTCAGCCACCCTGGGCCCAGCCTCGAGAGCCACCACATGTGCAGCAAATGCAGCCAACTTGGGGTCAGCCTCAAGAACCAGTGCAGCAGCAGACCCAGGCCCCATGGGCACAGCCATTAGAGGCAGATACTCAGCCTCAACCACCATGGGTGCAACCATCCCAGCAGAAATCCCAAGTACAACCTCCTTGGGTTCGACAGCCTCAGCCAGAACCCCAGCCACAGTCACCATGGgttcagcaacaacaaaaacaggctCCACAACAAGCATGGCCACAGGCCCAGGCACCAGGTCCATCACAGCCACCTTGGGTCTCAGCTCAGcctcagcagcaacagcagccttCAATTAATGCATGGCCCCCATCACAAGCTCAAGCCCAAGTTCAGCCACCTTGGATGCAAGCAGCCCAAACACAACCGCAAGCGCAGCCTCAAGCCCATTTGAATCCATGGGCGCCAGTGCCTGCCCAGGCTCCGCCCCAACCTTCATGGCCCCAGCATCCTCCAGAGCATGGTCAGCATTCGATTAATTCTTGGGCTCAAGAGCAAAACCAGGCCCAAAATCAACCACCTTGGGCTCAACCAGTTCCACCCCAGTCCGCACAGTCAAATTGGCAAACATCCACTTCAAAGTCTCCACCACAGCCATCAATTAATCcagcttggcctccagctcaGACTCAGCCTCAGACACATTGGGCACCAGAGTCACAGCAAACACCTGTAAATGTTTCCACGTCAATGGTGAACACTCGTCCTTCTCCAAAACCTTGGCTTCCACCACAAAATGCCCCACAAAACCgcaccccaccccctccaccccagCGAATGCACTCTTTAACCATTCGTCAAAGAGATTCATCACCGATCAACCCAATGGCCACTACCTTAAACCCATCATCTGCAGGTCCAGCTTATGAGATGCCAGTTGTTAGAGGGAAAGGAGCTGATATGTTTGCCAAGAGACAGTCTCGTATGGAGAAGTATGTTGTGGACTCCGAGACTGTGGAAGCGAACAAGGCGAGCCGGTCAACATCACCAGTTGCCTCCTTACCAAATGAGTGGAAATATACTCCTAACGTACGTGCTCCACCTTCACGGGCATTTAATCCTATTCAGTCCCCTTCTTATCCCCCAGCAGCAACAAAGCAGCCCCCTCCAAATAGTTCTGCATCCAAAGATAAGAAAAAAGCTAAAGGGAAACAAGGACCTGCCCCTAAACCCCTTAATGTTATAGATGTGATGAAACATCAACCATATCAACTTGATTCCTCACTCTTTACTTTTGGTCCAGCAGTGGAGGCCCCTAAGCCCCCTGTGCCTAAGCCTGACTGTTCACCTCCTAACCCCCCTGCTGAAAATCAACCAATTAGTTATGAGCAAACGGCTCCCATCCAGCCAACTGGACCACTTAATGCCCCATACCCCCAGCAGGCCTATGGGGTGCACATGCAACCAATGATGCATGAGGGCCACTACCAGCAACCCCCAGCTAATGTTTATGCCCACCCTAATACTTATCAGCAACCCCCTGCTGGCCCTTACCAGCAAGCATATAACCAACAGTATCAACAGCCTGTTTATCATCCCCAAGCTCCTCAACCTTCAAACCCTTCCTACCAACAGGCACCCCAGGTTCCGTACCAACCAGCCAGCAGCCCTCCCTACCTGGCCGCTCCTTCAGTGCCTTACCAGCCACAGCCTCCCAGTAGCTTTGTTGCTCCTAGTTTCCCTGTGGCTGCTAGGCCTGAATCTGCATCAGGTGGCAACCCTGTAGCTGCTCCTAAGCCTAGATTTACAGCTAAAAAGAGCTCAGCTCAAGTGTGGAAGCCGACAGCAGTTGATAAAGAGTGA
- the LOC109634820 gene encoding synaptopodin-2 isoform X3, whose product MGTGDYICVTLRGGAPWGFTLREGEGDTYRPFLISQVEKEGSAFLAGVQEGDEVVSLNGEPCADLTLLRALALIDTSIDCLQLLLKRYCSIPPEDYESDTYCGERESSSDALASTTLHILSPKHRSQSPRELYISESQDKAYYEELDSNTESPKGPQLLCTQLDAPSSDDQSDQQPFFREKEVRRCFSPGEMVELQVSLSEQTSDRAGCASLGSARGIDGGLSIREAVETIHTSTISHHLPRTMREPLGQHGVVLGSPSVLGQVEVILQQPSASGAGRGILSVGGPRVSGSVGSQSEGEERGGLCEGDPGSFTVSFGIPTDEASQAAEQDSESEGDLDKPNKHRARHARLRRSESLSEKQVKEAKSKCKRIALLLTAAPPNPNNKGVLMFKKHRQRAKKYTLVSYGTGEDESGNSDDEDEEDEKQETHTVEFTLVAPNDSEIDKHFLTNVHSSKGVLTINWDKGLLEIERNLNNQAEMECLPDTKGKGALMFVQRRQRMDEIAAEHDELRRQGIPVEGLQESEKKTLEHSYMQSTTEGHAYMDVNVHQQGQQQHQYQQYQEQQYHEQQQSYQEQQQSYQQQQQSYQQQQQGYQQQQQSYQQQQEYQKYQQQQYEQQHYQQQQMYQQQQEYQQEQQQMQQYSSNVNGTVQHQTNEMQNSFSNRTAKPFSVDKMAATPYSPAMGGTNEDSVCQGEQLASRDERISTPASRTGLLMDARKRNTGKQMFTFKEAPKVSPNPALLNLLNRGDKKLGFESGPEEDYLSLGAEACNFLQSPGGKHKIPPPVAPKPAINPNSPPWSPQIEMNNEDMAQCAENSVSTPAAAPTTDTTPAPEQEPTPAPAPEPSPPPAPQEAVASTNTEEQHTWTLSESESQKQPLQVPTQEEHCQINSDVQPEPAPVTTWAPAQSQLQQASTNSWHPVQVQPQEPPPSQSPPQLPWVTRQNTQTQAQPQPPTNTWNPQIQPSWSQPQEQAKAQTHAQASWAQLPEQAQPQPQVQPPWAQPLEQPQPQPQVQSPWAPAPEQSHLQPQAQPAWAQPLEQPQPQVQPPWAQPREPPHVQQMQPTWGQPQEPVQQQTQAPWAQPLEADTQPQPPWVQPSQQKSQVQPPWVRQPQPEPQPQSPWVQQQQKQAPQQAWPQAQAPGPSQPPWVSAQPQQQQQPSINAWPPSQAQAQVQPPWMQAAQTQPQAQPQAHLNPWAPVPAQAPPQPSWPQHPPEHGQHSINSWAQEQNQAQNQPPWAQPVPPQSAQSNWQTSTSKSPPQPSINPAWPPAQTQPQTHWAPESQQTPVNVSTSMVNTRPSPKPWLPPQNAPQNRTPPPPPQRMHSLTIRQRDSSPINPMATTLNPSSAGPAYEMPVVRGKGADMFAKRQSRMEKYVVDSETVEANKASRSTSPVASLPNEWKYTPNALGRSYSLSPPARTPFKGQKYASTSSSPRPVPQASATPPARQASWLEKGCKPLSPWEAASRHPLGLVDEAFSFQNLHQTLASNIHLAAQRKLLPEPPAEWKAGSYQAPQKTGSQTWSQSRGQSRAPLPSFVSPAKSVVSTAASQAGYRSLPRQWQPRRPVPEASFGPSVSSPEYKRPLGTQTYKSVYTNTWSWRR is encoded by the exons GCTGATCTCACCCTCTTACGGGCCCTTGCCCTCATCGACACGTCAATCGActgcctgcagctgcttctcaaAAG ATACTGCTCCATTCCCCCTGAAGACTATGAATCTGACACATATTGTGGAGAGAGGGAATCTTCGTCTGATGCTTTAGCGAGCACCACCCTCCACATCCTCTCCCCAAAGCACAGATCCCAAAGCCCGAGGGAACTCTACATATCTGAGTCCCAGGACAAGGCCTACTATGAGGAGCTGGACAGCAACACAGAGTCCCCCAAGGGACCCCAGCTGCTTTGCACCCAGCTCGATGCTCCCTCGTCTGATGATCAGAGTGACCAACAGCCTTTTTTCAGGGAGAAAGAAGTACGAAGGTGCTTCTCCCCTGGGGAAATGGTTGAGCTCCAGGTTTCCCTGTCTGAGCAAACGTCGGACCGCGCAGGCTGTGCCTCCCTTGGGAGTGCACGTGGGATTGATGGGGGACTCTCGATCAGGGAGGCTGTCGAGACCATCCACACCTCCACCATATCGCACCATCTGCCACGCACCATGAGAGAGCCGCTGGGCCAGCATGGGGTGGTGCTCGGCTCCCCTTCGGTGCTGGGGCAGGTGGAGGTCATTTTGCAGCAGCCATCAGCATCCGGAGCAGGGAGGGGCATCCTGAGCGTGGGAGGCCCCAGGGTCAGTGGAAGCGTTGGATCCCAAAGTGAaggggaagaaagaggagggcTCTGTGAGGGAGACCCTGGGTCTTTTACGGTCTCATTTGGAATTCCCACAGATGAGGCGTCACAGGCAGCAGAGCAGGACTCTGAGTCTGAAGGGGATCTAGACAAACCTAACAAGCATCGGGCAAGGCACGCCA GGCTCAGGCGTAGCGAGAGTCTGTCTGAGAAGCAGGTGAAGGAGGCCAAGTCCAAATGTAAACGTATTGCTCTCCTCCTTACGGCTGCTCCgcccaaccccaacaacaaagGGGTGTTGATGTTCAAGAAACATCGACAAAGGGCCAAGAAGTACACGCTTGTGAGCTACGGCACAGGAGAGGACGAATCAGGGAACAGCGACGACGAGGACGAGGAAGACGAAAAACAAGAAACCCATACTGTTGAATTTACCCTTGTGGCTCCGAACGATTCTGAAATAGATAAGCATTTCCTCACTAATGTCCATAGCAGCAAAGGTGTGCTGACTATCAACTGGGACAAGGGTCTCCTTGAGATTGAAAGGAACCTGAACAACCAAGCAGAGATGGAGTGTTTGCCTGATACCAAGGGAAAGGGTGCCCTAATGTTTGTCCAGCGGCGTCAGCGGATGGATGAGATTGCTGCTGAGCATGATGAGCTAAGGCGCCAGGGGATTCCCGTGGAAGGATTGCAGGAGTCTGAAAAGAAGACACTGGAGCACTCGTATATGCAGTCAacaacagagggccatgcttaCATGGATGTAAATGTACACCAGCAAGGCCAACAGCAACACCAGTACCAGCAGTATCAAGAACAACAGTATCACGAGCAACAACAGAGCTACCAAGAGCAACAACAGAGCtatcaacagcagcaacagagctatcaacagcagcaacagggctatcaacagcagcaacagagctACCAACAGCAGCAAGAATACCAAAAGTACCAGCAACAGCAGTATGAACAGCAGCATTATCAACAGCAGCAAATGtatcagcagcagcaagaaTATCAGCAAGAGCAACAGCAAATGCAGCAGTATTCTTCAAACGTCAATGGGACAGTCCAACATCAAACCAATGAAATGCAGAATTCTTTCAGCAATCGCACTGCAAAGCCTTTCTCAGTCGATAAGATGGCGGCTACCCCTTATTCTCCCGCAATGGGTGGGACCAATGAAGATTCTGTGTGCCAAGGAGAGCAGCTGGCATCCCGCGATGAGCGCATTTCTACCCCTGCTAGTAGGACTGGCCTTCTGATGGATGCAAGGAAAAGAAATACTGGCAAGCAAATGTTCACATTTAAGGAAGCTCCAAAAGTGTCACCTAACCCAGCATTACTGAACCTCCTCAACAGGGGTGATAAGAAGTTGGGTTTTGAGTCAGGACCTGAGGAAGACTACCTCAGCCTTGGGGCTGAGGCTTGTAATTTCCTCCAGTCTCCAGGAGGAAAACATAAGATTCCTCCACCAGTGGCTCCAAAGCCTGCAATCAACCCCAACTCTCCTCCTTGGTCCCCACAGATAGAAATGAACAACGAGGACATGGCTCAGTGTGCTGAAAATAGTGTTTCCACACCTGCTGCAGCCCCCACCACAGACACTACTCCTGCTCCAGAGCAAGAGCCAACCCCTGCACCTGCTCCTGAgccctctccccctcctgccCCCCAGGAGGCTGTTGCCAGCACCAACACAGAAGAGCAGCACACATGGACTCTCTCAGAGTCTGAATCTCAAAAACAGCCTCTCCAAGTGCCAACTCAAGAGGAACATTGTCAAATTAATTCTGATGTGCAGCCAGAGCCTGCACCAGTGACCACCTGGGCGCCAGCACAATCACAGTTACAACAAGCATCTACCAATTCCTGGCATCCAGTTCAAGTACAACCACAGGAACCACCTCCTAGTCAGTCCCCACCACAGTTACCTTGGGTGACAAGACAAAATACTCAGACCCAAGCCCAGCCTCAACCCCCCACAAACACTTGGAACCCTCAAATTCAGCCATCCTGGAGTCAGCCCCAAGAGCAAGCAAAAGCCCAGACACATGCTCAGGCATCCTGGGCCCAGCTTCCAGAGCAAGCACAGCCTCAGCCACAGGTCCAGCCACCCTGGGCCCAGCCTCTAGAGCAACCACAGCCTCAGCCACAGGTTCAGTCACCCTGGGCCCCGGCTCCAGAGCAATCACaccttcagccacaggctcagcCAGCCTGGGCTCAGCCCCTAGAGCAACCTCAGCCACAGGTTCAGCCACCCTGGGCCCAGCCTCGAGAGCCACCACATGTGCAGCAAATGCAGCCAACTTGGGGTCAGCCTCAAGAACCAGTGCAGCAGCAGACCCAGGCCCCATGGGCACAGCCATTAGAGGCAGATACTCAGCCTCAACCACCATGGGTGCAACCATCCCAGCAGAAATCCCAAGTACAACCTCCTTGGGTTCGACAGCCTCAGCCAGAACCCCAGCCACAGTCACCATGGgttcagcaacaacaaaaacaggctCCACAACAAGCATGGCCACAGGCCCAGGCACCAGGTCCATCACAGCCACCTTGGGTCTCAGCTCAGcctcagcagcaacagcagccttCAATTAATGCATGGCCCCCATCACAAGCTCAAGCCCAAGTTCAGCCACCTTGGATGCAAGCAGCCCAAACACAACCGCAAGCGCAGCCTCAAGCCCATTTGAATCCATGGGCGCCAGTGCCTGCCCAGGCTCCGCCCCAACCTTCATGGCCCCAGCATCCTCCAGAGCATGGTCAGCATTCGATTAATTCTTGGGCTCAAGAGCAAAACCAGGCCCAAAATCAACCACCTTGGGCTCAACCAGTTCCACCCCAGTCCGCACAGTCAAATTGGCAAACATCCACTTCAAAGTCTCCACCACAGCCATCAATTAATCcagcttggcctccagctcaGACTCAGCCTCAGACACATTGGGCACCAGAGTCACAGCAAACACCTGTAAATGTTTCCACGTCAATGGTGAACACTCGTCCTTCTCCAAAACCTTGGCTTCCACCACAAAATGCCCCACAAAACCgcaccccaccccctccaccccagCGAATGCACTCTTTAACCATTCGTCAAAGAGATTCATCACCGATCAACCCAATGGCCACTACCTTAAACCCATCATCTGCAGGTCCAGCTTATGAGATGCCAGTTGTTAGAGGGAAAGGAGCTGATATGTTTGCCAAGAGACAGTCTCGTATGGAGAAGTATGTTGTGGACTCCGAGACTGTGGAAGCGAACAAGGCGAGCCGGTCAACATCACCAGTTGCCTCCTTACCAAATGAGTGGAAATATACTCCTAAC GCCCTTGGCAGGAGCTACTCTCTTTCCCCACCAGCCAGAACTCCATTCAAAGGCCAGAAGTACGCCTCGACTTCTTCCTCCCCTAGGCCTGTGCCTCAGGCCTCCGCAACTCCCCCAGCAAGGCAGGCATCCTGGCTAGAGAAAGGCTGCAAGCCTCTTTCGCCCTGGGAGGCAGCCTCCCGACACCCCCTGGGCCTGGTGGATGAGGCCTTCTCTTTCCAGAACCTCCACCAAACCCTTGcctcaaacattcacttggcaGCCCAGCGCAAACTGCTGCCTGAGCCGCCAGCGGAATGGAAGGCCGGGTCTTACCAAGCCCCTCAGAAAACTGGCAGCCAGACTTGGAGCCAGAGCCGTGGTCAGAGTCGGGCCCCC